In Capsicum annuum cultivar UCD-10X-F1 chromosome 11, UCD10Xv1.1, whole genome shotgun sequence, one genomic interval encodes:
- the LOC107847389 gene encoding methyl-CpG-binding domain-containing protein 9 (The sequence of the model RefSeq protein was modified relative to this genomic sequence to represent the inferred CDS: added 49 bases not found in genome assembly) — protein sequence MDKFFYIDLNETPPLSSSPREQQQQDESLNSLVALSHHQKNVRVCSSCEFVSRKEEVEENQHQQQKEEWKCFRCVLGCPSRPRGRDDGGSSSSKGGSGGGGGDVEMLDMNVVPPLDMNVSPPREGEGEGLFHFVDLNKDLPVVEENHKAKDKRKILAVSSIISDLYRSNSLKAERSPKKRSSKCFMVKAGMYFLLYFSEGDVGSSAHGYVPFLLLLRERVQAMRSSSSTGHTFHAPTSPSLVHRENGFKLQKASSLMGNIHKSQLEDTVLHRPHSDQMNRSITDRVLMYDSRNRVCHFTAKKYIPQSTIEAYLQGLREYIAGMKGSLSYGWHVDFEYCDKRCKTYAVYVGPDGTRFESLDAVARHMGLHHSVEVESGGSGFTSFHEGLPNIRRSKEASGSAKVRKSGQSRSSPGSSSLFCNDGSIFNCTYPNDGFPVQFQDFFLISAGNIDPRPLYHSTSEIWPVGYMSSWHDRITGSFFACEVADGGDPGPVFKVMLEECSPPVLNSDAHTDENMNSLTGIFRNICPGVIGQGDNIGEFFVEGRSSSSAWEMVSQTLLQACIDAYKKKGVIQFCCTHDVYKMDEQESSGVGSLSKFSYIGGPVNFPGLVQSNFEFKTACEKLEKWLEQDRFGLDADFVQEIIEQLPGVSACSNYKFVTKRKHNAQTVGNGLLQAKRKNHMQDESEAVESLGISGTLKKHVEDADIRRPCPSGKPFCTKIPAFLIGDTLQVWEFFLRFSEVLGLKVPFSLEEIEEELVSPWIDKASSMGKPTLEIQDVREITLARGGMDSPSGRLGFHQDSRYAGVLLTKIHGLLLKALVTELLSKVAAYVDPNVGAGGVKSRRGRKKDPDNLANLKKTKLDMLPINEVTWPEIARRYMLASLSMEVNLDSAEIASRESGRVFHCLHGDGGPICGSLTGVAALEADAMFLVEATKQIFGSEKRG from the exons ATGGATAAATTTTTTTACATCGATCTTAACGAAACGCCTCCACTTTCTTCATCACcaagagaacaacaacaacaggaTGAATCGTTAAACTCCTTGGTAGCTTTGAGTCATCATCAGAAAAATGTTCGGGTTTGTTCTTCGTGTGAGTTTGTTTCGAGAAAGGAGGAGGTGGAGGAGAATCAGCATCAGCAGCAGAAAGAGGAGTGGAAATGCTTCAGGTGTGTACTCGGTTGCCCCAGCCGCCCGCGTGGGCGGGATGACGGGGGGAGCAGCAGCAGCAAAGGCGGAAGcggaggtggtggtggtgatgtgGAGATGTTAGACATGAATGTGGTGCCGCCACTAGATATGAATGTATCTCCGCCACGGGAAGGGGAAGGAGAAGGCTTGTTTCACTTTGTGGATTTGAACAAAGATTTGCCAGTTGTGGAGGAAAATCATAAGgccaa GGACAAAAGAAAGATTCTTGCTGTTTCTTCAATAATTTCTGATCTCTACCGGAGCAATTCACTGAAGGCAGAACGCAGTCCCAAGAAGAGAAGCTCAAAATGCTTTATGGTCAAGGCAGGAATGTATTTTCTTTTGTACTTTAGTGAAGGCGATGTTGGTAGTTCTGCTCATGGATATGTCCCATTCTTGTTGTTGCTTCGAGAAAG AGTTCAAGCTATGAGAAGTTCCTCTTCTACTGGCCATACCTTCCATGCCCCAACAAGCCCTTCTTTGGTACATAGGGAGAATGGATTTAAACTTCAGAAGGCTTCCTCACTTATGGGGAATATTCATAAGTCACAATTGGAGGACACGGTACTCCATAGACCTCATTCTGACCAGATGAACCGAAGCATAACTGATCGAGTATTGATGTATGATTCAAGGAATCGTGTATGTCATTTTACTGCAAAGAAGTATATTCCGCAAAGTACGATTGAAGCTTATCTTCAAGGCCTTAGAGAATATATTGCTGGGATGAAAGGTTCTTTGTCCTATGGGTGGCATGTGGATTTTGAGTATTGTGACAAACGATGCAAGACTTATGCAGTATATGTTGGACCAGATGGAACTCGCTTTGAGTCGCTTGATGCTGTTGCTCGACATATGGGGTTGCACCACTCCGTGGAGGTTGAGAGTGGAGGTAGTGGCTTTACTTCATTTCACGAGGGATTGCCAAATATCCGAAGAAGTAAAGAAGCATCAGGTTCTGCTAAAGTCCGCAAGAGCGGACAGAGTCGGAGTTCTCCTGGCAGTAGCAGCTTATTCTGTAATGATGGCTCGATCTTCAATTGTACATATCCAAAT GATGGCTTTCCAGTTCAGTTTCAAGACTTCTTTCTTATTTCAGCTGGAAATATTGACCCTCGACCATTATATCACAGCACTAGTGAGATATGGCCTGTGGGTTACATGTCTAGCTGGCATGATAGAATTACAGGATCTTTTTTTGCTTGTGAGGTTGCAGATGGAGGTGATCCTGGCCCAGTTTTCAAG GTGATGTTGGAAGAGTGCAGCCCACCAGTTCTGAATAGTGACGCTCATACTGATGAAAATATGAATTCATTAACTGGAATTTTCAGAAATATCTGTCCTGGTGTTATTGGGCAAGGGGATAATATAGGGGAGTTCTTTGTGGAAGGGAGATCATCATCATCTGCGTGGGAAATGGTTTCCCAGACTCTTCTGCAGGCATGCATTGATGCTTATAAGAAAAAAGGTGTAATCCAATTCTGCTGTACTCATGATGTATATAAAATGGATGAACAAGAGTCGAGTGGAGTTGGTTCATTGTCCAAGTTCTCTTACATAGGTGGCCCCGTCAATTTTCCTGGATTAGTGCAGAGCAATTTTGAGTTTAAAACTGCTTGTGAAAAGTTAGAGAAGTGGTTAGAGCAAGACAGATTTGGATTAGATGCAGACTTTGTGCAAGAAATTATAGAACAGCTTCCTGGTGTATCTGCGTGCTCAAATTATAAATTTGTTACCAAGAGAAAGCACAATGCTCAAACAGTTGGAAATGGGCTCCTTCAggctaaaagaaagaatcacatgcAGGATGAGAGTGAAGCTGTTGAATCTTTGGGAATTTCTGGAACACTCAAAAAGCATGTGGAAGATGCTGACATCAGGCGTCCCTGTCCTTCAGGAAAGCCATTTTGCACAAAAATTCCTGCATTTTTGATAGGTGACACTCTCCAG GTTTGGGAGTTCTTTTTGAGGTTTTCAGAGGTCTTGGGGCTAAAAGTTCCGTTTTCCTTAGAAGAAATTGAGGAGGAATTAGTTAGTCCATGGATAGATAAAGCAAGTTCAATGGGAAAGCCCACACTTGAAATTCAGGATGTCAGAGAGATCACCTTAGCGAGAGGTGGAATGGACTCTCCATCTGGTCGATTAGGTTTCCATCAAGATAGCCGTTATGCTGGTGTGCTTTTGACAAAGATTCATGGTCTGTTGCTCAAAGCTCTTGTCACCGAGCTGCTCTCAAAAGTTGCTGCCTATGTAGATCCGAATGTTGGTGCAGGAGGGGTCAAATCTAGAAGAGGCAGGAAAAAAGATCCGGACAATTTAGCTAATCTTAAGAAAACTAAACTTGATATGCTTCCCATTAATGAAGTTACATGGCCTGAAATTGCTCGGAGGTACATGTTAGCATCGTTATCCATGGAAGTTAATCTTGATTCTGCAGAAATTGCGTCCCGAGAGAGTGGGAGAGTGTTTCATTGCTTACATGGTGATGGTGGGCCAATTTGTGGCTCTCTTACGGGAGTTGCTGCATTAGAGGCTGATGCAATG